ATCGCCTCCGGTCCCTCGAAGTGCGACTGACCATTCTTGTACCGGAGGTCGATCGCGAGCGTCCCGTCACTGCCGCTCGACAGCTGGCTCTCGGCGAGGTGCCGTCGCCTAACGACCAGAACACGGTTATCGTCCGTGCGAACTCTCGCGACAACCGACTCGTCGCTCCCGCGAATCGCGAGCCTGCCAAATTGCGAGAACATCCAGCCGAAGCTGGCGACGGAGACGCCGATCGTCACGCCGCCGATCGCCAGTGCGCCGACCGCGGCGAGCCCGCCGCCGGCGATGAGCATCTGCCGTGTGCGACGACGCCCGAACTGATCGCCATAACGCCACGCCGCGAATTCCGGTCGCAGCGGGGCGCCAATTCTCACGAGCTCCGTCCCGTCGGAGAGCCGAGCGAGCCCAATCTCCGCCGTCGCGACGCGCTTCCGTGTGTCGGTATAGAGTTTCTCCGCCTGCTCCATCGTCTCCCAGCGCTCGTCGAGCGGCGAGAGATTCCAGCGCTCACACTTCCGGCAGACGACCCAGAGTCGTCCCTTGGCGGCATCGAACGCGAGTCGACGTCCGATCGGGAACGCTTCGAACGTCGAGTTCGTACCTAACGATTGATTACAGAAGAGGCAGGTGGCGTACACGGTGGGCGCAGGCGAGGGACATCGTATACTACCGGCTTGCCCCAGCGCAGGTTTCTCCGGCCAGTGGCGACCAGCGAGCGCAAGACGACAATGAGGCTGTGCCGCAAGGACTTAGGCGTCCGCCGGCGCCGATCGTGGACGCCGCCCTGGTGGTCGACCGAGCGAGTTCACAAAGATCGTCCCGGCTCGTTGCGAGTGGCGTTGTTCGATGCGAGCAGGGTGCTCGGTTGCGGGAATTCTATGATGAACCATTTGGAATGAGTCGCTATTCCCAGATTCGGCGCGCTCCCAGCAAAGGTACGCCTCCTGCACGACATCTTCGGCCTCGTCGTAGTCGGCGAGCATGCGATAAGCGCGACCGAGCAAGTGCGGCCGCAGCGCGATGACGTCGCATGTCTTCAGCTCCATAAGCGAGATCCCCCGATGTCAGACACCGATACCCTTCCGCCAGCCGCCGCCGAGCACGCGACTGACAGCGCATCCGCCACCGAGCGCATCGACGCCACCCGCGTTGCCCCCGAAGCCTACCGTGCAATGCTCAGCCTCGAGAGCTACGTCAAGAAGTCGGGCCTCGAGCCGAAGCTCATGAATCTCGTCAAGCTCCGCGCGTCGTACATCAATGGCTGCGCCTACTGCGTCGACATGCACACGAAGGACGCGCGCCACGACGGCGAAACCGAACAGCGCCTCTACGCGATCACCGTCTGGCGCGAGACGCCCTTCTTCACGGACCGCGAACGTGCCGCGCTCGCGTGGGCCGAAGCCGTTACCGAAATCTGGAAGGCTGGCGTGTCCGATGAGCTGTACGAGGTCGCACGATCGCAGTTCAGCGAGAAGGAGCTCGTCGACCTGACGATGGCCGTCGTCACGATCAACGGGTGGAATCGGCTGGCGATTCCGTTTCACGCGACCGTTGGCGGCTACGTCGCTGGCTCCACGCACTGAATGGCGAACGCGGCGCGAAACTTTCGTCTGGCAAGCGGTCATGCGACCAGCATTGATCGCGGCCGTGATCCTCGTCGTGGCGTGCGGTCGTCATGTGACGCTTCCGCCAGTCCCGGTGGCGCTTCCCGGCGCCGCCGATTCCGCTGATCGTGCGCTGGCGCGCTCGCTCGCGCCCGTACTCTTCGTGCAGCGCGACGAGCCCTTTCCACTCGTGCGCGTCGTCGCAGTACTCCACCCGAGTCGGCCCATCATCGCCTACCATCTTCTCTGGAGTCACGACGTCAACGGACAGTGGATGCCGTGGACGAAGCCGAGTGACGAAGAGGAGGTCTGGGTCGGCTACGATTCGACGACGCGCGCGCCGACGATGCTCTGGACTTACTGGCACGGCACCATTTTGTCGACTGATTGGCATGACAAGGGGCCGCCTGCGATCGACGTGCAATGGGGGAAGCACGGCTCGCTGCCTCACGGCGTCATCGAGAGCGATCTTCCAGCTTTGAAGTCGCTCAACGCATTCTACGTCAGCGAGTACTTGCTCCTGCCAGATATCTGGCTCGGCAAGCTCGCGCACGGCGGTCCCTGGGGCTTCTTCCACGGCTATCGCCGCTATCGAGACTTCAGCACCCAGCTGCCTCTGAGTATCAATCTCGACGCGATCGTGCGCGCCGAGGACGCGCGACCGGCGCTCCGTGCGGTGTTCGGATCGATCTACTCGAACAAACGCTGGTGGCCCGAGTGATGAACCCGCTGTACGTTCGTCGCCGTGACCGACCTGACCGCATCTCCCGCCGCCGCTAGCGACCACAAGGTCGACGACTCCAGTCTCGCCGCATTCTATCGCGGGATGACCGTTTCCGAGCGACGCACCATGTTTGCGTGCGCGCTCGGCTACGCGCTCGATGGTCTCGACTTCACGATTTACACGCTGGTCCTCGGGACCGTGATTGCGCTCTGGCATGTCGACCGCGGACCCGCTGGGCTCACCGTCAGCGCCACGCTCGT
The Gemmatimonadaceae bacterium genome window above contains:
- a CDS encoding carboxymuconolactone decarboxylase family protein: MSDTDTLPPAAAEHATDSASATERIDATRVAPEAYRAMLSLESYVKKSGLEPKLMNLVKLRASYINGCAYCVDMHTKDARHDGETEQRLYAITVWRETPFFTDRERAALAWAEAVTEIWKAGVSDELYEVARSQFSEKELVDLTMAVVTINGWNRLAIPFHATVGGYVAGSTH